One genomic window of Streptomonospora nanhaiensis includes the following:
- a CDS encoding AAA family ATPase yields MPRDERSQTTERPEGPSALGRMRAAYYGVPLRTRAVAALVAVTVLAVAALLTGLPVITTVGVTVAVLLVFAALMRSTDAVATTLIAIGWTALAYTLFLIPIPVAEASFLLLLPLLPLGVSLAATRIQEFPVWHTTLLALLIALIVGMSVSLAGMLAGSAPPALGLVCATAAAALALGWRAVAAYRLRRTMRELGAPPPTRHTTTRGAVPPAAGARPDSRERATEGRRARAARDPGDDAAPIPVDEALAELENMIGLDPVKQQVRAIAASIEAARLRADAGYAVDKPLRHLVFSGPPGTGKTSVARTLATIFHSFGLLPTPRVVEAQRADLVGEYLGATAIKTNELVDRALGGVLFIDEAYSLVNDGDGQPDRFGNEAVQTLLKRAEDDRDRLVMILAGYEGEMDRFLASNPGLASRFATRITFPSYTADELQRIAESLFEQRGDLLDDEARPALRRRFDQTVRGGAIDDLGNGRFVRSLVEKAAEARDVRVVTAEADQGRPEARELVTVRAPDIATAFDSLTRRLPGFGETPDIEQALAELDSMIGLEPVKRQVRSIVAQLQMAKLREEQGLRNHPPMRHFVFSGPPGTGKTSVARILGRVFAALGLLSRADVVEAQRADLVGEHLGATAIKTGKLVDRALGGVLFVDEAYSLANPGYSGGDAFGAEAIQTLLKRAEDDRDRLVVVLAGYPAEMDRFLASNAGLSSRFNVRVAFPSYTPEELTEIAEVVAARTGDTFDPSAREDLRKIFGYVCDSGWIDELGNGRFARSLFEKACSHRDVRVAEELGDAATAADLTRVTSADVRQAYAEVTQR; encoded by the coding sequence ATGCCGCGCGACGAACGCTCCCAGACCACGGAGCGGCCCGAGGGCCCCTCCGCCCTGGGGCGGATGCGGGCGGCCTACTACGGGGTCCCGCTGCGCACCCGCGCGGTCGCGGCCCTGGTGGCCGTCACCGTCCTGGCCGTCGCGGCGCTGCTCACCGGCCTGCCGGTGATCACCACCGTCGGCGTCACCGTGGCCGTGCTGCTGGTGTTCGCCGCGCTGATGCGCTCCACCGACGCCGTGGCCACCACCCTCATCGCCATCGGCTGGACCGCCCTGGCCTACACGCTCTTCCTCATCCCCATCCCCGTCGCCGAGGCGTCGTTCCTGCTCCTGCTGCCCCTGCTGCCGCTGGGGGTGTCGCTGGCCGCCACCCGCATCCAGGAGTTCCCGGTCTGGCACACCACCCTGCTGGCGCTGCTCATCGCCCTCATCGTCGGCATGAGCGTGTCGCTGGCCGGGATGCTCGCCGGGTCCGCCCCGCCCGCCCTGGGCCTGGTCTGCGCCACCGCCGCGGCGGCCCTGGCGCTGGGCTGGCGCGCGGTGGCCGCCTACCGGCTGCGCCGCACCATGCGCGAACTCGGCGCGCCGCCCCCCACCCGCCACACCACCACGCGAGGGGCGGTGCCGCCCGCCGCCGGAGCCCGCCCCGACTCCCGCGAGCGCGCCACCGAGGGGCGGCGCGCCCGCGCCGCCCGCGACCCCGGCGACGACGCCGCCCCCATCCCGGTCGACGAGGCGCTGGCCGAACTGGAGAACATGATCGGGCTGGACCCGGTCAAGCAGCAGGTGCGCGCGATCGCCGCCTCCATCGAGGCCGCCCGGCTGCGCGCCGACGCCGGCTACGCCGTCGACAAGCCGCTGCGCCACCTGGTGTTCTCCGGGCCGCCCGGCACCGGCAAGACCAGCGTGGCCCGCACGCTGGCCACGATCTTCCACTCCTTCGGGCTGCTGCCCACCCCGCGCGTGGTCGAGGCCCAGCGCGCCGACCTGGTCGGCGAGTACCTCGGCGCCACCGCCATCAAGACCAACGAGCTGGTCGACCGCGCGCTGGGCGGCGTGCTGTTCATCGACGAGGCGTACTCCCTGGTCAACGACGGCGACGGCCAGCCCGACCGGTTCGGCAACGAGGCCGTGCAGACCCTGCTCAAGCGCGCCGAGGACGACCGCGACCGGCTCGTCATGATCCTGGCCGGCTACGAGGGCGAGATGGACCGCTTCCTGGCCTCCAACCCCGGCCTGGCCTCGCGGTTCGCCACCCGCATCACCTTCCCCAGCTACACCGCCGACGAACTGCAGCGGATCGCCGAGTCCCTCTTCGAGCAGCGCGGCGACCTGCTCGACGACGAGGCCCGCCCGGCGCTGCGCCGCCGGTTCGACCAGACCGTGCGCGGCGGCGCCATCGACGACCTCGGCAACGGCCGGTTCGTGCGCTCCCTGGTCGAGAAGGCCGCCGAGGCGCGCGACGTCCGGGTGGTCACCGCCGAGGCCGACCAGGGCCGCCCCGAGGCCCGCGAGCTGGTCACCGTGCGCGCCCCCGACATCGCCACCGCCTTCGACTCCCTGACCCGGCGGCTGCCCGGGTTCGGCGAGACCCCCGACATCGAGCAGGCGCTGGCCGAGCTGGACTCCATGATCGGGCTGGAGCCCGTCAAGCGGCAGGTGCGCTCGATCGTGGCCCAGCTGCAGATGGCCAAGCTGCGCGAGGAGCAGGGGCTGCGCAACCACCCGCCGATGCGGCACTTCGTCTTCTCCGGGCCGCCCGGCACCGGCAAGACCTCCGTCGCCCGCATCCTGGGCCGGGTCTTCGCCGCGCTGGGCCTGCTCAGCCGCGCCGACGTGGTCGAGGCCCAGCGCGCCGACCTGGTCGGCGAGCACCTGGGCGCCACCGCCATCAAGACCGGCAAGCTGGTCGACCGCGCGCTGGGCGGGGTGCTGTTCGTGGACGAGGCCTACTCCCTGGCCAACCCCGGCTACAGCGGCGGCGACGCCTTCGGCGCCGAGGCGATCCAGACCCTGCTCAAGCGGGCCGAGGACGACCGCGACCGGCTGGTGGTCGTGCTGGCGGGCTACCCCGCCGAGATGGACCGCTTCCTGGCCAGCAACGCCGGCCTGTCCTCGCGGTTCAACGTCCGGGTGGCCTTCCCCAGCTACACCCCCGAGGAGCTGACCGAGATCGCCGAGGTGGTGGCCGCCCGCACCGGCGACACCTTCGACCCCTCCGCCCGCGAGGACCTGCGCAAGATCTTCGGCTACGTGTGCGACTCCGGCTGGATCGACGAGCTGGGCAACGGCCGGTTCGCCCGCTCCCTGTTCGAGAAGGCGTGCTCCCACCGCGACGTCCGCGTCGCCGAGGAGCTGGGCGACGCCGCCACGGCCGCCGACCTCACCCGCGTCACCAGCGCCGACGTCCGCCAGGCCTACGCCGAGGTCACCCAGCGCTGA
- a CDS encoding nucleotidyltransferase family protein has product MSGANAPVRQAVILAGGQATRLRPYTDTRPKAMVEVADRPIIDYQLEWLAGHGVEHVVVSCGYKAEVLREHLEGRAGGPEITLLVEDEPLGRGGALRYAASGLRESADPYFALNGDVLTWFPLDEFTAYHRAKGGLVTLALAQYRTSWGIVDVTDDGAIEGFTQSPLLPFWINAGVYVFERAATGLLPEKGDHESSTFPDLARQGRLFGYRIDGFWRGVDTVKDVKEAGEQIPALRGTAPAV; this is encoded by the coding sequence ATGAGTGGAGCCAACGCCCCCGTCCGCCAGGCCGTCATCCTCGCCGGCGGCCAGGCCACCCGCCTTCGCCCCTACACCGACACCCGCCCCAAGGCCATGGTCGAGGTCGCCGACCGCCCCATCATCGACTACCAGCTGGAATGGCTCGCCGGCCACGGCGTGGAGCACGTGGTGGTGTCCTGCGGCTACAAGGCCGAGGTGCTGCGCGAGCACCTGGAAGGGCGGGCGGGCGGCCCCGAGATCACCCTGCTGGTCGAGGACGAGCCCCTGGGGCGCGGCGGCGCGCTGCGCTACGCCGCCTCGGGGCTGCGCGAGTCGGCCGACCCCTACTTCGCCCTCAACGGCGACGTGCTGACCTGGTTCCCGCTGGACGAGTTCACCGCCTACCACCGCGCCAAGGGCGGGCTCGTCACCCTCGCCCTCGCCCAGTACCGCACGAGCTGGGGCATCGTCGACGTCACCGACGACGGCGCCATCGAGGGCTTCACGCAGAGCCCGCTCCTGCCGTTCTGGATCAACGCCGGCGTCTACGTCTTCGAGCGCGCCGCCACCGGCCTGCTGCCCGAGAAGGGCGACCACGAGTCCAGCACCTTCCCCGACCTCGCCCGGCAGGGCCGCCTGTTCGGCTACCGCATCGACGGCTTCTGGCGCGGCGTCGACACCGTCAAGGACGTCAAGGAGGCCGGCGAGCAGATCCCCGCGCTGCGCGGGACGGCCCCGGCCGTCTGA
- a CDS encoding tyrosine-protein phosphatase, which produces MTNQARVVLPTAPNFRDLGGYTTHDGARVRPGVAYRSDALHRLSDDDLRALGGLGVRQVVDLRTEFERQSNPDRVPDGAEYTSLDVQGDHSTGADLVAVLSDPARARTVFADGGAERFMHDVNRILVSGADARAGYAELLRRVAAGPGATVFHCSAGKDRTGWGAALLLTLLGVPRETVFADYLASNGRLAHLQESFRAAVEGAGVDLELVWPMVECRTSYLETAFTEVEKVYGSFGAYAAEGLGLAPGDLAALRERMLE; this is translated from the coding sequence GTGACGAACCAAGCCAGGGTTGTGCTCCCCACCGCGCCCAACTTCCGCGACCTCGGCGGCTACACCACGCACGACGGCGCCCGCGTGCGCCCGGGAGTGGCCTACCGCTCCGATGCCCTCCACCGCCTCAGCGACGACGACCTGCGCGCCCTGGGCGGCCTGGGCGTGCGCCAGGTCGTCGACCTGCGCACCGAGTTCGAGCGGCAGAGCAACCCCGACCGCGTCCCCGACGGCGCCGAGTACACCTCCCTGGACGTCCAGGGGGACCACTCCACCGGCGCCGACCTGGTCGCGGTGCTCTCCGACCCCGCCCGCGCCCGGACCGTCTTCGCCGACGGCGGCGCCGAGCGGTTCATGCACGACGTCAACCGGATCCTGGTCTCGGGCGCCGACGCCCGCGCCGGCTACGCCGAACTCCTGCGCCGCGTCGCCGCGGGCCCCGGCGCCACCGTCTTCCACTGCAGCGCCGGCAAGGACCGCACGGGCTGGGGCGCGGCGCTGCTGCTGACCCTGCTGGGCGTGCCGCGCGAGACGGTCTTCGCCGACTACCTGGCCAGCAACGGGCGGCTGGCCCACCTCCAGGAGTCCTTCCGCGCCGCCGTCGAGGGCGCCGGGGTCGACCTCGAACTCGTGTGGCCCATGGTGGAGTGCCGCACCTCCTACCTGGAGACCGCGTTCACCGAGGTCGAGAAGGTGTACGGGTCGTTCGGCGCCTACGCCGCCGAGGGGCTGGGCCTGGCGCCCGGGGACCTGGCGGCGCTGCGCGAGCGGATGCTGGAGTAG